In a single window of the Micromonospora sp. WMMD1155 genome:
- the pcaH gene encoding protocatechuate 3,4-dioxygenase subunit beta: protein MTTQDTPVAGDLVLPSYRRDDVDAHPPLLSPGYKSTVARAPRHPLVHLPQRLTEVTGPLLGEGRLGDLDHDLTRQHDGEPQGQRIIVHGRVRDGDGRPVPRTLVEIWQANAAGRYRDARDTWPAPLDPNFDGVGRALTDDQGRYRFVTVQPGAYPWRNHDNAWRPAHIHFSLFGRAFTQRLVTQMYFPGDPLFFQDPIFNSVRDPKARERMVARYDHAGTAPEWALAYQFDIVLRGRESTPFEDEDDDE from the coding sequence ATGACCACCCAGGACACCCCGGTCGCTGGCGACCTGGTGCTACCGAGCTACCGGCGCGACGACGTCGACGCCCACCCGCCCCTGCTCAGTCCCGGCTACAAGTCGACTGTGGCACGGGCGCCGAGACACCCACTCGTCCACCTGCCGCAGCGGCTGACCGAGGTCACCGGGCCGCTGCTGGGGGAGGGGCGGCTCGGCGACCTCGACCACGACCTGACCCGCCAGCACGACGGTGAGCCGCAGGGACAGCGGATCATCGTGCACGGCCGGGTCCGCGACGGTGACGGGCGACCCGTGCCCCGCACGCTCGTCGAGATCTGGCAGGCCAACGCCGCCGGCCGCTACCGCGACGCCCGGGACACCTGGCCGGCACCGCTCGACCCCAACTTCGACGGGGTGGGCCGGGCGCTCACCGACGACCAGGGGCGGTACCGGTTCGTCACCGTGCAGCCCGGCGCATACCCCTGGCGCAACCACGACAACGCGTGGCGGCCGGCGCACATCCACTTCTCCCTCTTCGGCCGGGCGTTCACCCAGCGGCTGGTGACCCAGATGTACTTCCCGGGTGACCCGCTCTTCTTCCAGGACCCGATCTTCAACTCGGTACGCGACCCGAAGGCCCGGGAACGGATGGTCGCCCGGTACGACCACGCCGGCACCGCACCCGAGTGGGCGCTGGCGTACCAGTTCGACATCGTGCTGCGCGGCCGGGAGAGCACCCCCTTCGAGGACGAGGACGACGATGAGTGA
- the pcaC gene encoding 4-carboxymuconolactone decarboxylase, with translation MNDSERHETGMTVRRQVLGDAHVDRAIDGTDEFTADFQDFITRYAWGEVWNRPGLDRRTRSCITLAVLATLHHDEELAMHVRAALRNGLSPAEVAEVLLQVGVYAGVPAANRAFKVARETLRQEAG, from the coding sequence ATGAACGACAGCGAGCGGCACGAGACGGGCATGACGGTACGCCGACAGGTGCTGGGCGACGCCCACGTGGACCGCGCCATCGACGGCACCGACGAGTTCACCGCCGACTTCCAGGACTTCATCACCCGGTACGCCTGGGGTGAGGTGTGGAACCGCCCGGGCCTCGACCGGCGTACCCGTAGCTGCATCACCCTCGCCGTGCTCGCCACCCTGCACCACGACGAGGAGTTGGCGATGCACGTCCGAGCGGCGCTGCGCAACGGGTTGAGCCCGGCGGAGGTGGCGGAGGTCCTGCTTCAGGTCGGCGTCTACGCTGGCGTACCGGCGGCGAACCGGGCGTTCAAGGTGGCCCGGGAGACCCTGCGACAGGAGGCCGGGTGA
- the pcaB gene encoding 3-carboxy-cis,cis-muconate cycloisomerase has translation MRQSSSPSDGLLGGVSGVPDVDTELGDPSVLQAMLDVEAALARAAADVGVLPAPAAEAIVECCRADRYDPGALGRAADEAGNPVVPLVRELTAAVPEHARGWVHFGATSQDVLDTALVLVSVRALGPLLRHLDAGVDAAARLADAHRDTVLVARTLGQQAAPTTFGLKAAGWLTGLIEARDRLRQAQAAQPAQLGGAVGTLAAFGPAGAQVVERFAAHLGLPSSPLPWHTRRQPWLDLATALGGLLVNTGKVALDVGLLAQNEIGEVAEGGTGRGGSSAMPHKRNPVDSILVTAAARRGPGLVATVFAAAVQEHERAAGAWHAEWEPVLDLLHVAGGAAARCARMLGGLRVHPQRMRENLDATGGLVLAEAVAARLAPVVGRGVAHDLVTRAAVGPSFRAALLADPAIRAHLSEAEIDETLDPYRWLGSADRFVDRALAAARGADR, from the coding sequence GTGAGACAGTCTTCTTCGCCGTCTGACGGGCTGCTCGGCGGCGTCTCCGGCGTCCCGGACGTCGACACCGAACTCGGCGACCCGTCAGTGCTCCAGGCGATGCTCGACGTGGAGGCGGCCCTCGCCCGGGCGGCGGCGGACGTCGGCGTCCTGCCCGCCCCGGCGGCCGAGGCGATCGTCGAGTGCTGTCGGGCCGACCGGTACGACCCGGGGGCGCTCGGCCGGGCGGCCGACGAGGCGGGCAACCCGGTCGTCCCGCTCGTGCGCGAGCTGACCGCCGCCGTACCCGAGCACGCCCGTGGCTGGGTGCACTTCGGCGCGACCAGCCAGGACGTCCTGGACACCGCGCTGGTCCTGGTGTCCGTACGGGCGCTCGGGCCGCTGCTGCGACACCTCGACGCCGGGGTGGACGCCGCCGCCCGGCTGGCCGACGCACACCGGGACACCGTGCTGGTCGCCCGCACCCTCGGGCAACAGGCGGCACCCACCACGTTCGGGCTCAAGGCCGCCGGTTGGTTGACCGGTCTGATCGAGGCCCGGGACCGACTGCGTCAGGCCCAGGCCGCCCAACCGGCGCAGCTCGGCGGGGCGGTCGGCACCCTGGCCGCGTTCGGCCCGGCCGGCGCGCAGGTCGTCGAGCGGTTCGCCGCGCACCTCGGCCTCCCGTCGAGCCCGCTGCCCTGGCACACCCGCCGACAGCCCTGGCTCGACCTGGCCACCGCCCTCGGCGGGCTCCTGGTGAACACCGGCAAGGTGGCGCTCGACGTCGGGCTGCTCGCGCAGAACGAGATCGGCGAGGTCGCCGAGGGTGGCACCGGCCGGGGTGGCTCCTCGGCCATGCCGCACAAGCGCAACCCGGTGGACTCGATCCTCGTCACCGCCGCGGCGCGGCGCGGCCCGGGTCTCGTCGCCACAGTGTTCGCCGCCGCGGTGCAGGAGCACGAGCGGGCCGCCGGTGCCTGGCACGCCGAGTGGGAGCCGGTGCTCGACCTGCTGCACGTGGCCGGCGGCGCGGCCGCGCGCTGCGCACGGATGCTGGGCGGGTTGCGGGTCCACCCGCAGCGGATGCGGGAGAACCTCGACGCGACCGGCGGGCTGGTGCTCGCCGAGGCCGTCGCCGCGCGCCTGGCACCTGTCGTCGGTCGCGGCGTCGCCCACGACCTGGTGACCCGCGCCGCCGTCGGACCCTCGTTCCGCGCCGCGCTGCTCGCCGACCCGGCGATCCGCGCCCACCTGTCCGAGGCCGAGATCGACGAGACGCTCGACCCGTACCGCTGGCTCGGCTCGGCCGACCGGTTCGTCGACCGCGCCCTGGCCGCCGCCCGGGGAGCGGACCGGTGA
- a CDS encoding sigma-70 family RNA polymerase sigma factor, with protein sequence MSDPSPSDDDISGIGVDPVAFAVFYRRHVEAVSRFVARRVDDPHLAADLTADVFLAVIESAAGYRPDRGSQIGWLFGVARNVIGDERRRAAQRLRVSGRLAGRRDLGPDDIARIEERIDAESAARRTYRALRELPEGTRTLVELVAVDGLTVAEAATALGISPVAARVRLHRARRVVRAVLARPAATLA encoded by the coding sequence GTGAGTGACCCCAGTCCATCCGACGACGACATCTCCGGCATCGGCGTCGATCCGGTGGCCTTCGCGGTGTTCTACCGAAGGCACGTGGAGGCGGTGAGCCGGTTCGTGGCGCGGCGGGTCGACGACCCGCACCTGGCCGCCGACCTGACCGCCGACGTGTTCCTGGCGGTGATCGAATCCGCGGCCGGCTACCGACCGGACCGGGGCAGCCAGATCGGCTGGCTCTTCGGGGTGGCCCGCAACGTCATCGGTGACGAGCGGCGTCGGGCGGCCCAACGGCTGCGAGTGTCCGGCCGCCTGGCCGGACGACGGGACCTGGGTCCGGACGACATCGCCCGCATCGAGGAACGGATCGACGCCGAGTCGGCGGCCCGCCGCACCTATCGGGCGCTGCGCGAGTTGCCCGAGGGCACCCGGACGCTCGTCGAACTCGTCGCCGTGGACGGCCTCACCGTCGCGGAGGCGGCGACCGCACTCGGGATCTCCCCGGTCGCCGCCCGGGTCCGTCTGCATCGTGCCCGTCGCGTCGTCCGCGCCGTGCTCGCCCGCCCGGCCGCCACCCTCGCCTGA
- a CDS encoding CoA-transferase, with protein sequence MAKLVSLAEGVAHLVRDGDVVALEGFTHLIPFAAGHEIIRQGRRDLTLVRMTPDVIYDQLIGAGSASRLVFSWGGNPGVGSLHRFRDAVQNAWPGPLELEEHSHAGMANRYVAGASGLPFAVLRGYTGTDLPRHTTNIRPITCPFTNETLTAVPALRPDVTVVHAQRADRDGNVQMWGITGVQKEAVLAADRSLVTVEEIVDELEPVPGQVVLPGWAVTAVAEVPGGAHPSYAHGYSVRDNDFYRDWDAVSRHRDTFRAWLDQHVHRAGAAA encoded by the coding sequence ATGGCGAAACTCGTCTCGCTGGCCGAGGGTGTGGCACACCTGGTCCGCGACGGTGACGTGGTCGCCCTTGAGGGGTTCACCCACCTCATCCCGTTCGCCGCCGGTCACGAGATCATCCGGCAGGGGCGGCGGGATCTGACCCTGGTGCGGATGACCCCCGACGTCATCTACGACCAGCTCATCGGCGCCGGATCTGCCAGTCGCCTGGTCTTCTCGTGGGGCGGCAACCCCGGCGTCGGGTCGCTGCACCGCTTCCGCGACGCCGTGCAGAACGCCTGGCCGGGTCCACTCGAGTTGGAGGAGCACAGCCACGCGGGCATGGCGAACCGCTACGTCGCCGGGGCGTCCGGGCTGCCGTTCGCCGTCCTGCGCGGCTACACCGGGACGGACCTGCCCCGCCACACGACGAACATCCGGCCCATCACCTGCCCCTTCACCAATGAGACGCTCACCGCCGTGCCGGCCCTGCGCCCCGACGTGACAGTGGTGCACGCCCAGCGCGCCGACCGCGACGGCAACGTGCAGATGTGGGGCATCACCGGGGTGCAGAAGGAGGCGGTGCTCGCCGCCGACCGGTCCCTGGTCACCGTCGAGGAGATCGTGGACGAGCTGGAACCCGTACCCGGGCAGGTCGTCCTGCCCGGCTGGGCGGTCACCGCGGTGGCCGAGGTGCCCGGCGGCGCCCACCCCTCCTACGCCCACGGCTACTCGGTGCGGGACAACGACTTCTACCGCGACTGGGACGCCGTCAGCCGGCACCGCGACACCTTCCGCGCCTGGCTCGACCAGCACGTGCACCGCGCCGGAGCGGCGGCGTGA
- a CDS encoding SWIM zinc finger family protein → MNAVQTYRYLQPSALRAAGLDLQTSGGPSANPRFFSGFLTTPAAAAAGLLAVAEVARTRYHQPVSPASLDPVVTGSRERLRFESFSGCCGVYARMDVVPAGFDGEVVGHGTTNVDVNPPLREALARVGGIEPLHVAVGPDDLTVSTMDGALVERKVPLPRRWLRGFAEVQVLTAGFEPRAEIPAAEAVAFLRRLPGARDRSVLWAVPAGRTLRLTSRPVPGAVCLAGAGRLAALRGLLRHARSLRVYGPAVRPGSPAVPSTWELDTGALRLSLTLSPEPYRGFSGEGAALLALAGDDVIDDAELVGGLLAWDPTVDVAALADATGLPDDRVRAALAQLGTAGRVGFDVAEGAYFHRAMPYDAGRAERDNPRLVGARTLVEQGAVRRDEEHATVRSGDEDYRVRRLPDGSFTCTCRWWAKHRGRRGPCKHALAVAIRHSMAAP, encoded by the coding sequence GTGAACGCCGTCCAGACGTACCGATATCTTCAGCCGTCGGCTCTGCGCGCCGCCGGCCTCGACCTCCAGACCAGCGGCGGCCCGTCCGCCAACCCGCGTTTCTTCTCGGGGTTCCTCACCACCCCGGCGGCAGCCGCCGCCGGCCTGCTCGCCGTGGCCGAGGTGGCCCGCACCCGCTACCACCAGCCGGTCAGCCCCGCCAGCCTGGACCCGGTCGTCACCGGCAGCCGCGAGCGGTTGCGCTTCGAGTCGTTCTCCGGCTGCTGCGGCGTGTACGCCCGGATGGACGTGGTCCCGGCCGGCTTCGACGGCGAGGTCGTCGGGCACGGCACCACGAACGTGGACGTCAACCCGCCACTGCGCGAAGCGCTCGCCCGGGTCGGCGGGATCGAACCGCTGCACGTGGCGGTCGGCCCGGACGACCTCACCGTCTCCACCATGGACGGTGCCCTGGTGGAGCGGAAGGTGCCACTGCCGCGCCGCTGGTTGCGCGGCTTCGCCGAGGTGCAGGTGCTCACCGCCGGCTTCGAACCGCGCGCCGAGATCCCCGCCGCCGAGGCGGTGGCGTTCCTGCGCCGGCTGCCCGGCGCCCGCGACCGCTCGGTGCTCTGGGCGGTGCCCGCCGGGCGCACCCTCCGACTGACCTCGCGGCCGGTGCCCGGTGCCGTCTGCCTGGCCGGCGCGGGCCGGCTCGCGGCACTGCGCGGGCTGCTCCGGCACGCGCGGAGCCTCCGGGTGTACGGGCCGGCGGTGCGCCCCGGGTCGCCGGCCGTGCCGAGCACCTGGGAACTGGACACCGGCGCCCTGCGGCTGTCCCTGACCCTCTCACCCGAGCCGTACCGGGGGTTCTCCGGCGAGGGCGCCGCCCTGCTCGCGCTCGCCGGTGACGACGTGATCGACGACGCGGAGTTGGTGGGCGGGCTGCTCGCCTGGGATCCGACCGTCGACGTCGCCGCGCTGGCCGACGCGACCGGGTTGCCCGACGACCGCGTCCGCGCCGCGCTGGCCCAGCTCGGCACCGCCGGGCGGGTCGGGTTCGACGTCGCCGAGGGGGCGTACTTCCACCGCGCGATGCCCTACGACGCGGGTCGGGCCGAACGGGACAACCCTCGCCTGGTCGGCGCGCGGACGTTGGTGGAGCAGGGCGCCGTCCGCCGCGACGAGGAGCACGCCACGGTACGCAGCGGCGACGAGGACTATCGGGTCCGCCGACTGCCCGACGGGAGCTTCACGTGTACCTGCCGTTGGTGGGCGAAGCACCGGGGGCGGCGCGGCCCGTGCAAGCACGCCCTCGCGGTCGCGATCAGGCACTCCATGGCCGCACCCTGA
- the pcaD gene encoding 3-oxoadipate enol-lactonase, whose amino-acid sequence MTVRLHLAVDGPQDAPTLLLGSSLGTAAAMWEPQIPALAERFRVVRYDHLGHGRSATPPGPYTMDLLGRELLRTLDDLDVPWVHYAGLSLGGMVGMWLAAHAPHRVRRMVLLCTSASLGPPEQWHERAATVRAAGLPTIADAVVARWFTPAFATTRPDVVAAHRAMLTAIPPDGYAACCEAIAAMDLRPALGRITAPTLVVAGADDRATPVDHAREIVGGIAGARLVVVGPAAHLANVEQPEQVGRLLLEHLHEEPGAR is encoded by the coding sequence GTGACAGTCCGGTTGCACCTCGCCGTCGACGGCCCGCAGGACGCGCCGACGCTGCTGCTCGGCAGCTCCCTGGGCACCGCCGCCGCGATGTGGGAGCCGCAGATCCCGGCGCTCGCCGAGCGGTTCCGGGTCGTCCGATACGACCACCTGGGCCACGGGCGCTCGGCGACGCCGCCCGGGCCGTACACGATGGATCTTCTGGGCCGGGAGCTGCTGCGGACGCTGGACGACCTGGACGTGCCGTGGGTCCACTACGCGGGGTTGTCGCTCGGCGGCATGGTGGGCATGTGGCTCGCCGCGCACGCGCCCCACCGGGTGCGGCGGATGGTGCTGCTCTGCACGTCGGCGTCGCTCGGTCCGCCCGAGCAGTGGCACGAACGGGCGGCGACGGTACGGGCCGCCGGTCTGCCGACGATCGCCGACGCGGTGGTGGCCCGCTGGTTCACCCCGGCCTTCGCCACCACCCGGCCGGACGTGGTCGCCGCTCACCGCGCCATGCTGACCGCGATACCCCCGGACGGCTACGCCGCCTGCTGCGAGGCGATCGCCGCGATGGACCTCCGACCCGCCCTGGGCCGGATCACCGCGCCGACGCTCGTCGTCGCGGGGGCGGACGACAGGGCCACCCCGGTCGACCATGCCCGCGAGATCGTCGGGGGCATCGCGGGGGCCCGACTGGTGGTGGTCGGCCCGGCGGCGCACCTGGCCAACGTCGAGCAACCCGAGCAGGTGGGCCGACTCCTGCTGGAACACCTGCACGAGGAACCCGGTGCCAGATGA
- a CDS encoding benzaldehyde dehydrogenase yields the protein MTLLDATTWHGTLHSDGWVEPAGGTAAVRSPATGEEIGRVGVANSDDVTRACARADAAQRAWAATGYVERAAVLRRAGQLFEQHAAEIGDWIVRESGGIPPKAGVETDTAAQECYEAAALASHPLGEIIPSAQQRLSLARRLPVGVVGVIAPFNFPLILATRSVAPALALGNAVVLKPDPRTAVCGGVSIARVFEEAGLPDGLLHVLPGGVEVGEALVADPRVRVVSFTGSTAAGRKVGEAAARHLKRAHLELGGNSALIVLDDADLDLAVSAGAWGSFLHQGQICMTTGRHLVHESLAERYVERLAEKADHLPVGDPSKEQVALGPIIDERQRDKIHALVTASVDAGARLAAGGTYEGLFYRPTVLADVTPTTPAYAQEVFGPVAPVTTFADQDEAVELARRTEYGLSLGILGRDVTRAMALADRIPSGIVHINDQTVSDEAVAPFGGVGASGTGSRFGGPAANIEAFTETQWLTVRGSIARYPF from the coding sequence ATGACACTGCTGGACGCCACGACCTGGCACGGCACGCTGCACAGCGACGGCTGGGTGGAGCCGGCCGGGGGCACGGCGGCTGTGCGGTCCCCCGCCACCGGGGAGGAGATCGGCCGGGTCGGGGTGGCGAACTCCGACGACGTGACGCGGGCCTGCGCCCGGGCCGACGCCGCGCAACGCGCCTGGGCCGCCACCGGCTACGTCGAGCGGGCGGCGGTGCTGCGTCGGGCCGGCCAGCTGTTCGAACAACACGCCGCCGAGATCGGTGACTGGATCGTGCGGGAGTCCGGGGGCATCCCACCCAAGGCCGGTGTCGAGACCGACACCGCGGCACAGGAGTGCTACGAGGCGGCGGCGCTGGCCTCGCACCCGCTCGGCGAGATCATCCCGAGCGCGCAACAGCGGCTCAGCCTGGCCCGCCGGTTGCCCGTCGGCGTCGTCGGGGTCATCGCGCCGTTCAACTTCCCGCTCATCCTGGCCACCCGCTCCGTCGCGCCGGCCCTGGCGCTGGGCAACGCCGTGGTGCTCAAGCCCGACCCGCGCACCGCGGTCTGCGGTGGTGTCTCGATCGCGCGGGTCTTCGAGGAGGCCGGCCTACCCGACGGTCTGCTGCACGTCCTGCCCGGCGGGGTCGAGGTCGGCGAGGCGCTGGTGGCCGACCCGCGCGTACGGGTGGTCAGCTTCACCGGCTCGACGGCCGCCGGCCGTAAGGTCGGCGAGGCGGCCGCCCGGCACCTCAAGCGGGCGCACCTCGAACTCGGCGGCAACTCGGCGCTGATCGTGCTCGACGACGCCGACCTGGACCTCGCCGTCTCGGCCGGCGCGTGGGGATCCTTCCTGCACCAGGGCCAGATCTGCATGACCACCGGACGGCACCTGGTGCACGAGAGCCTGGCCGAGCGGTACGTGGAGCGGTTGGCCGAGAAGGCGGACCACCTGCCGGTCGGCGACCCGAGCAAGGAGCAGGTGGCACTCGGGCCGATCATCGACGAGCGCCAACGCGACAAGATCCACGCGCTGGTCACGGCGAGCGTCGACGCGGGCGCCCGGCTGGCGGCCGGAGGCACCTACGAGGGGTTGTTCTACCGGCCGACGGTCCTCGCCGACGTCACGCCCACGACCCCGGCGTACGCCCAGGAGGTCTTCGGTCCGGTCGCGCCGGTGACCACCTTCGCCGACCAGGACGAGGCCGTCGAGTTGGCCCGGCGGACCGAGTACGGCCTGTCGCTGGGCATCCTCGGCCGGGACGTGACGAGGGCGATGGCCCTCGCCGACCGGATCCCCAGCGGGATCGTGCACATCAACGACCAGACGGTCAGCGACGAGGCGGTGGCGCCGTTCGGCGGCGTCGGGGCCTCGGGCACCGGCTCCCGGTTCGGCGGGCCCGCGGCGAACATCGAGGCGTTCACCGAGACGCAGTGGCTGACCGTGCGCGGCAGTATCGCGCGGTACCCGTTCTGA
- a CDS encoding CoA-transferase — translation MMTVAAARQLRDGTACFVGIGLPSTAANLARATHAPNLVLIYESGCLGAKPDRLPLSIGDGVLADTADAVVPVPEVFNYWLQPGRIDVGFLGAAQLDRYGNINTTVVGGDYDAPTVRLPGAGGAPEIAASCGEVVVIVRQDLRTFTERVDFVTSVGYGTGPGDRERLGLRGGGPRVVITDLGVLEPDPVTCELTLTRLHPGVTREQARAATGWDLAVAEGLTTGEPPTARELAVLRALEATKADGRRR, via the coding sequence ATGATGACCGTCGCCGCCGCCCGCCAACTGCGCGACGGCACCGCCTGCTTCGTCGGGATCGGGCTGCCCAGCACCGCCGCGAACCTGGCCCGGGCCACCCACGCCCCGAACCTGGTGCTCATCTACGAATCCGGGTGCCTCGGCGCGAAGCCGGACCGGCTCCCGCTGTCCATCGGCGACGGGGTCCTCGCCGACACGGCGGACGCGGTGGTCCCGGTGCCCGAGGTGTTCAACTACTGGCTCCAGCCCGGCCGGATCGACGTGGGCTTCCTCGGCGCCGCCCAACTCGACCGGTACGGCAACATCAACACCACTGTCGTCGGAGGTGACTACGACGCCCCGACGGTCCGGCTGCCCGGCGCCGGTGGCGCCCCCGAGATCGCCGCCTCCTGCGGTGAGGTCGTGGTGATCGTCCGGCAGGACCTCCGGACGTTCACCGAACGGGTCGACTTCGTCACCTCGGTCGGGTACGGGACGGGCCCGGGCGACCGGGAACGACTCGGCCTACGCGGTGGAGGCCCCCGAGTGGTGATCACCGACCTCGGCGTCCTCGAACCCGATCCGGTCACCTGCGAACTCACGCTGACCCGCCTGCACCCCGGCGTGACGCGGGAGCAGGCGCGGGCGGCCACCGGGTGGGACCTCGCCGTCGCCGAGGGGCTGACCACGGGCGAGCCGCCGACCGCGCGGGAACTCGCGGTGCTGCGGGCACTGGAGGCGACGAAGGCTGACGGGAGACGACGATGA
- a CDS encoding IclR family transcriptional regulator: MSVSEDAARSPEFVQSLERGLAVIRAFDAEHPQLTLSEVARRTGLTRAAARRFLLTLVELGYVHTDGRLFSLRARILELGYAYLSGLSLPELARRHMEALVAQVHESCSVSVLDGDEVVYVARVPTKRIMTVGISVGTRFPAYATSMGRVLLAAQPVDWLDDYLATAELRQLTRRTVTDPAKLRAALTKIAAQGYAIVDQELEEGLRSVAAPIHGENGSVIAAVNVSAHASRGSFEMIRRELLPPLLVAARRIEEDVRGGPSHRAGQA, translated from the coding sequence GTGAGCGTGAGCGAGGACGCGGCGAGGTCGCCGGAGTTCGTCCAGTCACTGGAACGCGGCCTTGCGGTGATCCGGGCGTTCGACGCCGAACACCCGCAGCTCACCCTCAGTGAGGTGGCCCGCAGGACCGGGCTGACCCGGGCCGCGGCGCGCCGGTTCCTGCTCACCCTCGTCGAGTTGGGCTACGTGCACACCGACGGCCGGCTCTTCTCGCTGCGCGCGCGGATCCTCGAACTCGGCTACGCGTACCTGTCGGGTCTGAGCCTGCCCGAATTGGCCCGGCGGCACATGGAGGCGCTGGTCGCGCAGGTGCACGAGTCCTGCTCGGTGTCGGTGCTCGACGGCGACGAGGTGGTCTACGTGGCCCGCGTACCCACCAAACGGATCATGACGGTGGGGATCAGCGTCGGCACCCGCTTCCCCGCCTACGCCACCTCGATGGGCCGGGTGCTGCTCGCCGCGCAACCGGTGGACTGGTTGGACGACTACCTCGCCACGGCGGAGCTGCGGCAGCTGACCCGACGCACCGTCACCGACCCGGCGAAGCTGCGCGCCGCCCTGACGAAGATCGCCGCACAGGGGTACGCCATCGTGGACCAGGAGTTGGAGGAGGGGCTGCGGTCGGTGGCCGCACCGATCCACGGCGAGAACGGGTCGGTGATCGCCGCGGTGAACGTCTCCGCGCACGCCAGCCGAGGGTCCTTCGAGATGATCCGTCGGGAACTGCTCCCGCCGCTGCTGGTCGCCGCGAGGCGGATCGAGGAGGACGTCCGGGGCGGCCCGAGCCACCGCGCCGGTCAGGCGTAG
- the pcaG gene encoding protocatechuate 3,4-dioxygenase subunit alpha — protein sequence MSERLGVMPAQTVGPYLNIGLRWPDGPYVVPETTPGAFWIRGRIVDGTGTPVVDAMVESWQADPDGRFDHPDDPRGARPPALAGFRGFGRSETDGQGWYRLWTVKPGALPAPEGGTEAPHLTLSVFGRGLLHRLVTRLYFPDESAANAVDPVLRTVDADRRDTLLAQPATDGIRFDIHLQGDRETVFFAV from the coding sequence ATGAGTGAGCGGTTGGGCGTGATGCCCGCGCAGACCGTCGGGCCGTACCTGAACATCGGTCTGCGCTGGCCCGACGGCCCGTACGTCGTGCCCGAGACCACGCCGGGAGCGTTCTGGATCAGGGGTCGGATCGTCGACGGCACCGGGACGCCGGTGGTCGACGCGATGGTGGAGAGCTGGCAGGCCGATCCGGACGGCCGGTTCGACCACCCGGACGACCCGCGCGGCGCCCGCCCACCCGCGCTCGCGGGCTTTCGCGGCTTCGGGCGCAGCGAGACCGACGGGCAGGGGTGGTACCGCCTGTGGACCGTCAAGCCGGGCGCGTTGCCCGCGCCGGAGGGCGGCACCGAGGCGCCCCACCTGACCCTGTCGGTGTTCGGGCGGGGGCTGCTGCACCGCCTCGTCACCCGGCTCTACTTCCCCGACGAGTCGGCGGCCAACGCCGTCGACCCGGTGCTGCGCACTGTCGACGCCGACCGCCGGGACACCCTGCTGGCGCAACCCGCGACCGACGGGATCCGGTTCGACATCCACCTGCAGGGCGACCGTGAGACAGTCTTCTTCGCCGTCTGA